Sequence from the Mytilus galloprovincialis chromosome 13, xbMytGall1.hap1.1, whole genome shotgun sequence genome:
aacttatttttatatccaataaattcatttttttcccacTAAGTATAATTTATATACCTATTTTTATGTAGGCCCCTGTAGAAAGAAGAAGTAACATTTACAATGAAACACCTTTAACTGACACTACAAACTCACACATAGTTCGCAACACTGATATGATGCATAGAACACCTTTAACTGACACTACAAACTCACAGATGGTTCGCAACACTGATATGACGCATGGAACACCTTTGACTGACACTTCAAACTCACAGATAGTTTGCAACACTGATATGACGCATGGAACACCTTTGGCTGACACTTCAAACTCACAGATAGTTTGCAACACTGATATGACGCATGGAACACCTTTGACTCACATTACAAACTCACAGATGGTTCGCAACACTGATATGATGCATGGAACACCTTTAACTAACATTACAAACTCACAGATGGTTCGCAACACTGATATGATGCTTGGAACACCTTTGGCTGACATTACAAACTCACAGATACTTCGCAACACTGATATGATGCAGGTACTTGAATACCTATTTTTTACTTGCACATCTTTGTAACAGTATCTAAATGggaaaaattttcttaaaatttgaattaaataaatgtgGCTTTATTTATAGACATCGTTTTAaagttcaaactttttttttttaattcaacattaCACTTAGTAAAATACGAAACAGTGAAATTTATAGTGCAATAATATATGTATTAgtaattaatttttaatatttttcagaatGACGTAAGCCCGTATTACCGGGAAATATATGCTAAAAGATTTTTAGCCAATACAATACAGACCAATTCGAACAAACGGAGATATTCTGATTCCAATATTTACACTGAggtaattttataaaataaagtattattttaaGTCTGTTAAATAAGGCAGACACATATTAAGATGAGTCACATAGTGTACTATACATACAGTGTAGCTATTCAGTTGAAGCATACATAATACTGTTTACACACAAAATGCAATCATTACATAAATTATAAACGAACAGATTAGAATGAATTATGTatatagatgtaggaagatgtggtgtgagtgtcaatgatacaactctacatccaaataacaatttataaaagtaaaccattataggtcaatgtacggccttcaaaacggagccttggctcacaccgaatatgGATAGACTTGAgccatttatttgtttaatatgttcatttttttatttttttaaatattatttcaaatatagtataataaattaaatacaaatgtacatttttaataGCAATTAATAAGTACAAAATAGATTGCACATATGTTGTTAAAATGTTAAgcaaaacattatttgttttaaaagtaataaattgcaagttattttaaaaatgaactgAAACTAATACATGTACCGTTACTATTTTTAACAGAACAGAGAAGCATGGGATAGGGATTTGTATCCTGTTGAGTTGTTTCCTAGGAAGTCCCAAGTTATGGAAATGCAAACATTTAATCCAAATATTAATGACACAATAGATTTTCGACCAAATTCAGCACTTAGCGCAGGAACAAATGTATTTCTGTCAGGGTATTGGAGGAAGGGGATAGTAATGGACATTCAGATGGATGATTCTAAAGGGAGAGTGTACACAGTGAAAGACCTTGAGAACAATAAAATCCACTGTTTATCAAAATACTTAATTCGTCCTAATTTGCTGTATTAAATATTCATTCATTGCATATTGTATGAATCTAtgcatttaaattgaaattgttttatttttttctacctaCGGATAGCCACATTGctaaaatctttattttattgaagaagttcataaatataagaagatgtggtatgagtgcgaaTGACAAAACTGTCCATCCAAGctgcaatttgtaaaagtaaaccatttcaAGTTAtaatatggccttcaacacagagcctaggTTCACACAAAACAGCAataactagtgttaaaccatttaaacggaaaAACCTAAAGttgtgtatttatataaaaatatatttagctTTTTAATCATTGTTACAGGCATACTTCAGCGTATAATTTATCTTCAAAATGTGACTATCGCACTTAAGAGTTAACCACCATTGCACTTCAGCGtaacaaccatcgcacttcagcgtagctATGAACAAGTTAACGTCACAAtgtgaccatcgcacttcggcgtgttaaccatcgcacttcagcgtggacCATTGCACTTCAGCGTaaccaccatcgcacttcagcgtatcTATTAACAAGTTAACGTCACAAtgtgaccatcgcacttcggcgtgttaaccatcgcacttcggcgtgGACCATTGCACTTCggcgtgaccatcgcggttcggagtaccatcgcacctccgagtcctacatgtTTATTCATTGTTTAATGTATAACTGATATTGCAACAACGGTTTGTGCAGAAATTGAACATATCATGGTACCATGTTTGTTTTCAAATGTAGGAAATAGATCCTGTAACTGTCAGATGCCACGATTGCAATGCCAATCCCAAGTTTGGTTCTGTACCATTCTGACTTTCAAAAAGTAAGACCATTTCACGGACAAAAAATTCAATCATATAGTTACACAATTTAGTTACTTGCATACCTTTTCGTTCATTTCTTCTATTCTTGCCAGTTTTTGTTTTGTCTgaataaaaaacatacaaaatcgAAACAGTTCGACATTTATTAAGTTTTCGACGAattcaaacaaattaattttaggaTGTAATTGTAATCATAATTTGGCACTCattaacttaaaaataaaaaaaaataaaaaaaaatgttgaacgtCTAAGTCATTATCAGTTGAATAGCTATGTTGACTTAAAGGTTTTCCAAAACCTAAATAACCCAAAGTCTTGGGAAAATTGCCCAAAGAAAGTTTTTTTCAGTACTTTTAATATGGTTAATACaattcaattgatattttgtcAGTTACTTAGTACTTTATGtggctttttaactttgttttattCGGGCGTCTTGTGcagaaatacaaaatttaaatccttgtatttatgatgaatttattaaCTCATTTgtgttatttacatgtacatatcacCAACATATTAAACTGACTGCAAGCATACGTTCTGAAGTAATAAACTGCAAAatatgaatttagaaatgtaccaaaaaacTGAACTTGATTGAAATGTGTATTGTTCAATTAACCCAGATGGTATTATTATTATGAACGTTAAAGAATTGAATTTATTTACTTAGTTTCAGCTTGTATTCGGTCCAGTGTATCGTCATAGATATTAGATAAAATGCATGCAATACGAAGTGTTAAACATACTTTATTTCGATTGAACAATCATCAAAGGTGTTGATTAGTGGTGATCATGAACATGTCTTTTAACTATTAAACACACATGTGTGTTGTCAacgttataattatttttaaaattgataaggttacattaaaacacattcgttttgattttttgttttaggTTGTCAGCattcttcaaaattaataatttttgaaCTTAAGAGTCATCGGGGTCAATTTCCTGTTATTACATCGACGGGACTATGTTTTTTTTCCCGGCGTAAACGATAAATGGAATTGACCAAGTTCGACACATCAGAAATGCATTGTTCATACTGACAATTACTAGTACCGAGAACTATTACGATTTATCCAAGTACAGCGAGGTTTAATTGCATTtccaaaaaataaattcaataataCATAAGTATACTGTTACACGTATCATGACGAAATATCTGGCATCAACTTATTATCGGTGTACAACCTTTTGATTATACAAAATTATTCTTTTCCATATTGCGACAAATGAACGGTTAAATCCATAAATGGAGAAGCTGACTTATACATGTTATCTTGGTAGTTAAGTACGATTTcggagatttttttgtttttgtttaccgtcgctattttatatttctaattgTTTCATCATTCAAATGTCGCCTCTAGTGGATGTAGCTCCCAGATTAATTCCCATGGATGAAATAAACTAtcaatgaatatagaaaacaacCGTTTAGACGATATGATTTCTGTGCTTTGAACGGGTAAGCAAATTATTCTCCACAAGTTATACCTGTTGTGTTGTTCATGTAATAACATACTCGACGATAGTTCTCATCAGTTCGAGAAAAGAAAATTACGACTTTGTTTAAAGGGATGATTTCAGATGCACCCTGTAAAATGCTAATAGTTATTATAATGCACTCCTCTACTAAAGATATTACAACATGTAGAATAAATAGCCTACAAACGTGTGactttacatgtacatattttccttttaatttaaCCATTTAAGTCTTTAAAAATGTGCAATCACCTTTGTTTCTTCAGTTTCTGCGACATGTTTTTCCCTGCAATCAATTAATCAAGCAATCATTACCGGTACAAATGGATGGT
This genomic interval carries:
- the LOC143057267 gene encoding uncharacterized protein LOC143057267, which produces MDDLSIAPVQERQLSNQEYMENMWRQKLEKIAPVERRSNIYNETPLTDTTNSHIVRNTDMMHRTPLTDTTNSQMVRNTDMTHGTPLTDTSNSQIVCNTDMTHGTPLADTSNSQIVCNTDMTHGTPLTHITNSQMVRNTDMMHGTPLTNITNSQMVRNTDMMLGTPLADITNSQILRNTDMMQNDVSPYYREIYAKRFLANTIQTNSNKRRYSDSNIYTENREAWDRDLYPVELFPRKSQVMEMQTFNPNINDTIDFRPNSALSAGTNVFLSGYWRKGIVMDIQMDDSKGRVYTVKDLENNKIHCLSKYLIRPNLLY